The DNA window GACCTGCAACTTCACGTTCTGCGTTCGGATGGTGGTTTGGCATCGGCTGCAGCGGCCGAAAATTTGCCGGTCAACCTGTTGATGAGTGGACCTGCCGGCGGCGTCAGCGGCGCAATCTGGATTGCTAAACAGGCGGGCTTTGACAACTTATTGACCTTTGATATGGGTGGTACCTCGACCGATGTCGCGCTCGTACAAAATGGCGTTGCCCAGCTGCGAAGAGAAACGACCGTCGGTGATATCACCGTACGCGCATCATCGATCGATGTGCGCAGCGTTGGCGCCGGTGGCGGTTCGATTGCGCATGTGCCCGAATTGACCAAGGCGCTGAGAGTCGGCCCACAAAGCGCCGGAGCTGATCCGGGACCGGCCTGTTATGGCCAGGGCGGTGATGAACCGACCGTTACCGATGCCAACATTACGCTGGGATATCTGCCCGCCGCCGCCCGTCTTGGCGGTGAAATGAATCTCGATCGCGAGCTGGCGGAAAAATCGGTGCAAAAAATAGCCGATGCGCTGGGGCTTTCACTGCGAAAGGCTGCCTCCGGTATGGTCGATATAGTCAACGAAAATATGGTTGGCGCGTTGCGACTCGTTTCGGTCGAACAAGGCCATGATCCTAGGGATTTCGCACTGATCGCTTTTGGTGGGGCGGGTCCGCTGCATGCGAATGCGCTGGGTCGATTGATGAATTCGTGGCCCGTTATTATTCCGCCTGGCCCTGGAGTTTTGTGCGCTTATGGTGATGCGA is part of the Pseudomonadota bacterium genome and encodes:
- a CDS encoding hydantoinase/oxoprolinase family protein yields the protein DLQLHVLRSDGGLASAAAAENLPVNLLMSGPAGGVSGAIWIAKQAGFDNLLTFDMGGTSTDVALVQNGVAQLRRETTVGDITVRASSIDVRSVGAGGGSIAHVPELTKALRVGPQSAGADPGPACYGQGGDEPTVTDANITLGYLPAAARLGGEMNLDRELAEKSVQKIADALGLSLRKAASGMVDIVNENMVGALRLVSVEQGHDPRDFALIAFGGAGPLHANALGRLMNSWPVIIPPGPGVLCAYGDATTRIRDEASRTFIRRFSDTSSEELVTILEQLAESAAQSLDEENVPRGERTNSYQVDVRYHGQGLSLTIEVDLDELRSKGLDVIADEYDQRHEQLFTFALDADKEVVNVRAVVQGEATMVKAPLIESGGKDASAAIMGAETIFVDDCDQEARIYDRSKIKAGNRIAGPAIVVEMDATTLILPGYTGEVDKLGNILIRPDEK